Proteins encoded within one genomic window of Epinephelus lanceolatus isolate andai-2023 chromosome 9, ASM4190304v1, whole genome shotgun sequence:
- the LOC144464361 gene encoding uncharacterized protein LOC144464361 — protein MNSAVIAFLASLLVLCAQDTVNRQQDPSSKCKCYKEFTGRISSKLIKGEPVIHSPSNFCPHTEIIITTTADMKKCVNPKSPLRQLILKNKEKQEKNGAGSMTKMTTATASSQTHTTRLHQTSKL, from the exons ATGAATTCGGCTGTCATCGCCTTTCTCGCCAGCCTGCTTGTCCTCTGTGCACAAGATACTGTCAACA GACAACAGGACCCTTCCAGTAAGTGCAAGTGTTATAAAGAGTTTACTGGGAGGATCAGTTCGAAGCTCATCAAGGGAGAACCAGTCATACACAGCCCAAGTAACTTCTGTCCACATACAGAGATTAT TATTACAACAACAGCAGATatgaaaaaatgtgttaatcCAAAGTCACCACTCAGACAGCTCattctgaaaaacaaagaaaa GCAGGAGAAGAATGGAGCTGGGAGCATGACAAAGATGACAACGGCAACGGCTTCCAGTCAGACTCATACAACGAGACTCCATCAGACATCCAAGCTTTAA
- the LOC117251998 gene encoding phosphatidylinositol 4-phosphate 5-kinase-like protein 1: MENRKGAGTSRAARRRRWWHLRQRWRMIGVFEINEEHEFFYLTSMIKEGMHASIQTNMDTPGQDTLTAEDFKAVETQTHEGFEMQTFAESVFAKLRHSLDITEEDYKNSLCSAGHYLQFVSNSKSRADFFVTNDKRFFLKTQSRREIQFLLSNLPAYVDHLEKYPHSLMVRFLGVHRIVIPNEIKKYFIVMQSVFYPDERINIRYDIKGCEVGRWTNPDTGGKQIIKVLKDNNFEGQYIALGQEKSWFLQQLKMDAAFLQGLNVLDYSLLLAHQPLHRDEQEGKHSLANLVIRATKSLDLDESPTSSDPPTIPLLEDAVGEVAPDAADGGSDQPQAEAEGTGEGIPLQEINCPAKETRTDSELQDFYEHHRRLLPNCKNAVHVADGPDWRYFVGIIDIFTVYGWKKRLENLWKSLRYPGRAFSTVSPPKYSRRFCQWMQDHCQ, encoded by the exons ATGGAAAATAGAAAAGGTGCCGGCACCTCCAGAGCTGCCAGGCGAAGACGCTGGTGGCATCTGAGACAGCGATGGAGGATGATAGGGGTGTTTGAGATCAACGAAGAACATGAGTTCTTCTATCTGACATCCATGATAAAAGAAGGCATGCATGCTTCCATTCAGACCAATATGGATACCCCAGGCCAG GATACACTCACAGCTGAAGATTTCAAGGCAGTGGAAACTCAAACCCACGAG GGGTTTGAGATGCAAACATTTGCAGAATCAGTGTTTGCTAAACTGAGGCATTCACTGGACATTACAGAGGAGGATTATAAGAACTCCCTCTGCTCAGCCGGCCACTACCTCCAGTTTGTCAGTAACTCCAAGAGCAGGGCAGATTTCTTTGTCAC GAATGACAAAAGATTCTTCCTAAAGACCCAGAGCAGGCGCGAGATCCAGTTTCTCCTGTCCAATCTGCCGGCATACGTAGACCACTTGGAGAAATACCCTCATTCACTGATGGTGAGGTTTCTAG GTGTCCACAGGATTGTTATTCCAAATGAAATAAAG AAGTACTTCATTGTGATGCAGAGTGTGTTTTACCCTGATGAAAGGATCAATATTAG ATACGACATTAAGGGCTGTGAGGTGGGTAGATGGACTAACCCTGACACAGGGGggaaacaaataataaaagtaCTGAAGGACAATAACTTCGAAGGGCAGTACATTGCATTAG GTCAAGAGAAATCCTGGTTTCTCCAACaattgaaaatggatgctgccTTCCTTCAAGGGCTTAATGTGCTGGATTACAGTCTCCTACTGGCCCATCAACCTCTGCACCGAGATGAGCAGGAAGGGAAACACTCTCTGGCAAATCTTGTGATTCGCGCCACAAA ATCTCTAGACTTAGATGAGAGTCCCACATCTTCAGATCCCCCCACCATTCCATTACTGGAAGATGCTGTGGGTGAGGTGGCACCAGATGCTGCAGACGGTGGGTCAGACCAGCCACAAGCAGAAGCTGAGGGCACTGGTGAAGGGATCCCCCTCCAGGAGATAAACTGCCCTGCCAAAGAAACCAGGACTGACTCAGAACTGCAGGACTTCTATGAGCATCATCGGAGGCTACTGCCCAACTGCAAAAATGCTGTTCATGTTGCAGATGGGCCAGACTGGCGCTACTTTGTAGGCATCATAGACATTTTTACTGTCTATGGCTGGAAGAAAAGACTGGAGAACCTGTGGAAAAGCCTTCGCTACCCAGGCAGGGCCTTTTCCACAGTCAGCCCCCCCAAATATTCACGCAGATTCTGCCAGTGGATGCAGGACCACTGTCAGTGA
- the paxx gene encoding protein PAXX, which produces MEGNMDVSQTAYCTVLDKKKQSKFLCYTRRKNGIFNICLTDAADVWITEYTEDALNQFRQRFALKSTEDYILKLRSACGSGDVSVEVCDTSAELRVSSSPGDLSVTLSRLEGPQATQELKELLFRMADSLTQPDRKCESPSVSPVKNHQRWLAEFEPQQQQNCASSVMTKKRLPGASLINPGTKKKRQATGVAFDEVDED; this is translated from the exons ATGGAGGGAAACATGGATGTGTCCCAAACAGCATACTGCACTGTGTTAGACAAAAAGAAGCAGTCTAAATTCCTCTGCTATACACGCAGGAAAAACGGGATATTCAATATTTG TTTGacagatgctgcagatgtttggATCACAGAGTACACCGAGGACGCATTGAACCAGTTT AGACAGAGGTTTGCCTTGAAATCTACGGAGGATTATATCCTGAAACTCAG GTCGGCTTGTGGTAGTGGGGACGTGTCGGTTGAGGTGTGTGACACCAGTGCAGAGCTCCGTGTGAGCTCCAGTCCAGGTGACCTGAGTGTGACCCTGTCCAGGCTGGAGGGCCCACAGGCCACACAGGAACTGAAGGAGCTGCTGTTTAGGATGGCTGACAGCCTCACTCAGCCCGACAGAAAAT GTGAATCCCCCTCTGTCAGTCCAGTAAAAAATCACCAAAGGTGGCTTGCAG AGTTTgagcctcagcagcagcagaattgTGCTTCATCAGTGATGACGAAGAAACGACTTCCAGGGGCCTCTCTCATCAACCCAGGAACTAAAAA GAAGAGGCAGGCGACCGGCGTGGCCTTTGATGAAGTAGATGAAGACTGA